From Streptomyces sp. NBC_00683, one genomic window encodes:
- a CDS encoding NUDIX domain-containing protein has protein sequence MGTSSISSGTGRRVIGYSPPVKDSHCSTCGAPYSADPSVPTPWPRTCPACGATAYRNPLSVAVALLPVTGPRGTGLVVITRTIPPQLGGIALPGGYIDQTEDWRDAVVRELREETGIKADGADVRLADALSSPDGHLLLFGLLPPRPAADLPPSLPTDETSGFTVLRTPAELAFPLHTQAVRSWFAGSYSN, from the coding sequence ATGGGCACATCGTCCATCAGCTCGGGGACGGGGAGAAGGGTGATCGGATACAGTCCGCCCGTGAAGGACTCCCACTGCAGCACCTGCGGAGCCCCGTACTCCGCCGACCCGTCGGTACCCACCCCCTGGCCACGCACCTGTCCCGCGTGCGGCGCCACCGCCTACCGCAACCCGCTGTCCGTCGCCGTCGCCCTCCTGCCGGTCACCGGCCCGCGCGGCACCGGACTCGTCGTCATCACCCGCACCATCCCGCCGCAACTGGGCGGCATCGCCCTGCCCGGCGGGTACATCGACCAGACCGAGGACTGGCGCGACGCGGTCGTACGGGAACTGCGCGAGGAAACCGGGATCAAGGCCGACGGGGCGGACGTCCGGCTCGCCGACGCCCTGAGCTCCCCGGACGGCCATCTCCTCCTCTTCGGCCTGCTCCCGCCACGCCCCGCCGCAGACCTGCCGCCTTCCCTGCCGACGGACGAGACCTCGGGATTCACGGTCCTGCGCACCCCCGCGGAGCTCGCCTTCCCGCTGCACACCCAGGCCGTGCGCTCCTGGTTCGCCGGCAGCTACAGCAACTGA
- a CDS encoding DUF962 domain-containing protein → MSQQTFNSYEEFWPYYVAMHSRAATRWVHLTGTLTGVAVTAYGLARGRKRYLAALPLIGYGTAWPAHFLIEKNNPATFGHPAWSLRGDVQMIRMMLAGRDGELAETAAKWHAENP, encoded by the coding sequence ATGTCACAGCAGACGTTCAATTCGTATGAAGAGTTCTGGCCCTACTACGTCGCGATGCACTCCAGGGCGGCGACGAGGTGGGTCCATCTGACGGGAACGCTGACGGGTGTCGCCGTCACCGCCTACGGGCTGGCGCGCGGCCGGAAGCGCTACCTCGCGGCGCTGCCCCTGATCGGGTACGGCACCGCCTGGCCGGCGCACTTCCTCATCGAGAAGAACAATCCCGCCACGTTCGGGCACCCCGCGTGGTCACTTCGCGGCGATGTGCAGATGATCCGCATGATGCTCGCCGGACGCGACGGGGAACTGGCCGAGACGGCCGCCAAGTGGCACGCCGAGAACCCCTGA
- a CDS encoding sensor histidine kinase — MRFRGKSIRRKIVALLLVPLVSLTGLWVFATYVTGREAGELMGASAIVEKVGHPLEDTVRAVQGERRQTLVFLADPRASDALPILRRQRAVTDRVVADVRRSAQQEGVRDALSPDAETQLDSILSEVDGLDALRASVEKRTIDRTRALDFYNGLVDPCYRFLNGLHTMENVSMDKQVRALVGISRAREMLSREDALIASGLIAGRLGAPELRAVSDLAASRKLLYEVNLELLPGSESRRMEQYWGSPDTEPLRTAEQRLIAAGPFKKPGAIDAARWQEVAPPVLEHLANDSTEMANRFQDRAEPAGYRVLVRAGVAGVLGFLALLVSVFVSVRIGRELVRDLSRLRKDAHEVSGVRLPSVMRRLAAGEQVDVETEAPHLQYERDEIGQVGQALNTLQRAAVEAAVKQADMRRGVSEVFVNLARRNQVLLHRQLTLLDTMERRTENSDELSDLFRLDHLTTRMRRHAEGLVILSGAAPSRQWRKPIQLMDVVRAAVAEVEDYERIEVRRLARIGVGGPAVADLTHLIAELLENATVFSPPHTAVQVHGERVANGFTLEIHDRGLGMAPEVLLDANLRLAETPEFELSDTDRLGLFVVSRLAQRQNVRVSLQTSPYGGTTAIVFIPAQLLTDAPDTHGTGFRLDRRAEKAIGSGRPSSTVPGSDKARRDGLADTTTTVRTAGLSPVPTGLTDPSVLDGPVELESPVGALEFTDDQALDPALAPVLDGVSDLEDTESERGGIFRARDLRRDTGREQHQQAFDPSDGRAGDVRPMRPAGPVPLPRRKPPTLVTDHGRRVGEPERSRSTAPDDFPAAPDAAAFQAVPDAGTLPAAGRTAPLPSQRSSSARPSAPDTVGGLPRRVRQASLAPQLREDSAGRTPGHAPAGTADDLERDADEVRNRMASLQSGWQRGRRQNAEDVTGRGETAPGTTPGGDGR; from the coding sequence ATGCGCTTTCGCGGGAAGTCCATCCGCAGGAAGATCGTGGCGTTGCTCCTGGTGCCGCTCGTCTCTCTCACGGGTCTCTGGGTCTTCGCCACCTACGTCACCGGACGCGAAGCCGGTGAACTGATGGGCGCGAGCGCCATCGTGGAGAAGGTCGGCCACCCCCTTGAGGACACCGTCCGGGCCGTCCAGGGCGAACGCCGACAGACGCTGGTCTTCCTCGCCGACCCCCGGGCTTCGGACGCCCTGCCGATCCTGCGCCGTCAACGAGCCGTGACCGACCGGGTCGTGGCGGACGTCAGGAGGAGCGCACAGCAGGAGGGCGTACGCGACGCGCTGAGTCCGGACGCGGAGACGCAGCTCGATTCGATCCTCAGCGAGGTCGACGGCCTGGACGCGCTGCGTGCGTCCGTCGAGAAGCGCACGATCGACCGGACCCGGGCCCTCGACTTCTACAACGGCCTCGTCGACCCCTGCTACCGCTTCCTCAACGGTCTCCACACGATGGAGAACGTGTCGATGGACAAGCAGGTGCGGGCCCTGGTCGGTATCTCCCGGGCGCGCGAGATGCTCTCCCGCGAGGACGCGCTGATCGCTTCGGGCCTCATCGCGGGACGCCTGGGCGCCCCCGAGCTGCGTGCCGTCTCCGACCTCGCGGCCAGCCGCAAACTCCTGTACGAGGTCAACCTCGAACTGCTGCCCGGGTCCGAGAGCCGGCGCATGGAGCAGTACTGGGGAAGCCCCGACACCGAACCGCTGCGTACGGCCGAGCAACGGCTCATCGCCGCAGGACCGTTCAAGAAGCCCGGCGCCATCGACGCCGCGCGCTGGCAGGAAGTGGCCCCGCCGGTCCTCGAACACCTGGCCAACGACAGCACGGAGATGGCCAACCGCTTCCAGGACCGCGCCGAACCGGCCGGATACCGGGTCCTCGTACGGGCAGGCGTCGCCGGTGTCCTCGGATTCCTCGCCCTGCTCGTCTCCGTCTTCGTCTCGGTACGCATCGGACGCGAGCTCGTCCGCGACCTCTCCCGGCTGCGCAAGGACGCCCACGAGGTGTCCGGCGTACGGCTGCCCAGCGTGATGCGGCGGCTGGCCGCGGGCGAACAGGTCGACGTCGAGACCGAGGCCCCGCACCTCCAGTACGAGCGGGACGAGATCGGCCAGGTCGGCCAGGCGCTCAACACGCTCCAGCGGGCCGCCGTCGAGGCCGCGGTCAAGCAGGCGGACATGCGCCGCGGCGTCTCCGAGGTCTTCGTCAATCTCGCACGGCGCAACCAGGTGCTCCTGCACCGCCAGCTGACGCTCCTGGACACCATGGAGCGCCGCACCGAGAACAGCGACGAACTCTCCGATCTCTTCCGCCTCGACCACCTCACCACCCGTATGCGGCGCCACGCCGAAGGACTCGTGATCCTCTCCGGGGCGGCCCCGTCCCGGCAGTGGCGCAAGCCCATCCAGCTGATGGACGTGGTCCGGGCAGCGGTCGCCGAGGTCGAGGACTACGAGCGGATCGAAGTACGGCGCCTCGCCCGTATCGGCGTGGGCGGCCCCGCCGTGGCCGACCTCACCCACCTGATCGCCGAACTCCTCGAGAACGCCACCGTGTTCTCGCCCCCGCACACCGCGGTCCAGGTGCACGGCGAACGCGTGGCCAACGGCTTCACGCTCGAGATCCACGACCGTGGCCTCGGCATGGCGCCCGAGGTACTCCTGGACGCCAACCTGCGGCTCGCCGAGACCCCCGAGTTCGAGCTCTCCGACACCGACCGGCTCGGCCTCTTCGTGGTCAGCCGGCTCGCCCAGCGGCAGAACGTCAGGGTGTCGCTGCAGACATCGCCGTACGGGGGGACGACCGCGATCGTCTTCATCCCTGCCCAGCTGCTCACCGACGCACCCGACACCCATGGCACGGGCTTCCGCCTCGACCGCCGGGCCGAGAAGGCGATCGGCAGCGGCCGGCCGAGCAGCACCGTGCCCGGCAGCGACAAGGCCCGCAGGGACGGACTGGCGGACACGACCACCACGGTCAGGACCGCCGGGCTCTCCCCGGTCCCCACCGGTCTCACCGACCCGTCCGTGCTCGACGGCCCGGTGGAACTCGAAAGCCCGGTAGGGGCACTCGAGTTCACCGACGACCAGGCGCTCGACCCGGCGCTCGCGCCCGTTCTGGACGGCGTCTCCGACCTCGAGGACACGGAGAGTGAGCGTGGCGGCATCTTCCGCGCCCGCGACCTGCGCCGGGACACCGGCCGTGAACAGCACCAGCAGGCGTTCGACCCGTCCGACGGGCGCGCCGGAGACGTCCGCCCGATGCGCCCCGCAGGGCCCGTGCCGCTGCCGCGCCGCAAGCCGCCGACCCTGGTCACCGACCACGGCCGCCGGGTCGGCGAACCGGAGCGGTCCCGCTCCACGGCCCCGGACGACTTCCCCGCCGCGCCGGACGCCGCGGCCTTCCAGGCCGTACCCGACGCAGGCACCCTGCCCGCGGCCGGCCGGACGGCCCCCCTCCCGTCGCAGCGCAGCTCCAGCGCACGGCCGTCCGCACCGGACACCGTGGGCGGCCTGCCGCGCAGGGTCCGGCAGGCCAGCCTCGCCCCTCAGCTCCGGGAGGACTCCGCGGGCCGGACTCCCGGCCACGCCCCCGCAGGCACCGCCGACGACCTCGAACGTGACGCGGACGAAGTACGCAATCGCATGGCTTCGCTTCAAAGCGGCTGGCAGCGCGGCCGTCGGCAGAACGCCGAGGACGTGACCGGCCGCGGCGAGACAGCACCAGGAACCACTCCGGGAGGGGACGGTCGATGA
- a CDS encoding GTP-binding protein, producing the protein MAFGRSSRRKRPVEPVTLKILVAGGFGVGKTTLVGAVSEIRPLRTEERLSEAGRPVDDLAGVEGKSTTTVAMDFGRITLREDLVLYLFGTPGQDRFWFLWDELAQGALGAVVLADTRRLEDCFAAVDYFERRGIPFTVAVNLFEGAEQFPNEAVRTALDLDPEVPVLLCDARDRASVRDVLVAVVEHAMARADRLREPATT; encoded by the coding sequence ATGGCCTTCGGGCGCTCTAGCCGCAGAAAGCGGCCCGTTGAGCCCGTTACCCTGAAAATCCTGGTGGCGGGCGGATTCGGCGTGGGCAAGACGACCCTGGTGGGGGCGGTCAGCGAGATCAGACCGCTGCGTACGGAGGAGAGGCTGAGCGAGGCGGGCCGCCCCGTCGACGACCTTGCCGGTGTCGAGGGCAAGAGCACCACCACGGTGGCCATGGACTTCGGGCGGATCACCCTGCGCGAGGACCTGGTCCTCTATCTGTTCGGGACGCCCGGACAGGACCGGTTCTGGTTCCTGTGGGACGAACTGGCCCAGGGTGCGCTGGGGGCGGTCGTCCTCGCGGACACCCGCCGGCTGGAGGACTGCTTCGCGGCGGTCGACTACTTCGAGCGCCGCGGGATCCCGTTCACCGTCGCGGTCAACCTCTTCGAGGGGGCGGAGCAGTTCCCCAACGAGGCGGTACGGACGGCACTCGACCTCGACCCCGAGGTACCCGTTCTCCTGTGCGACGCGCGCGACCGGGCGTCCGTACGGGACGTGCTGGTGGCCGTCGTCGAACATGCGATGGCGCGGGCCGACCGGCTCCGGGAACCTGCCACGACCTGA
- a CDS encoding DUF742 domain-containing protein has protein sequence MSADSVRGTAPGSSPAPADAGSSRWYDAEAGPVVRPYAMTRGRTSSASRHRLDLIAIVVPEPAADDPGRDQTLSPEHVEIVELCSDMPQSIAELASGLDLPVGVVRVLVGDLVEDELVHVTRPVPPAELPDVNILREVINGLRAL, from the coding sequence ATGAGCGCCGACTCCGTCCGGGGGACCGCCCCCGGATCATCACCCGCTCCCGCCGACGCGGGTTCCTCGCGCTGGTACGACGCCGAAGCAGGCCCGGTCGTCCGCCCCTACGCGATGACCCGGGGGCGTACCAGCAGTGCGTCCCGTCACCGTCTCGACCTGATCGCGATCGTCGTCCCCGAACCCGCGGCCGACGATCCGGGCCGCGACCAGACGCTCTCCCCGGAGCACGTGGAGATCGTTGAACTGTGCAGCGACATGCCCCAGTCCATCGCCGAGCTCGCCTCCGGACTGGACCTCCCCGTGGGGGTGGTCCGGGTCCTGGTCGGTGACCTCGTCGAGGACGAACTGGTGCATGTCACCCGTCCCGTTCCGCCGGCCGAGCTGCCGGACGTGAACATTCTTCGCGAGGTGATCAATGGCCTTCGGGCGCTCTAG
- a CDS encoding glycoside hydrolase family 31 protein produces MDGRDLVRSVKMVGSVQGMRAVRSAWRRRRADARALPPRGPERARVPGLLVGAEPGPGGGVVRFARSELRIRVAVGGAVFWSWDGAEALPSYALPGAAPEPDPRAGLEPDKDGGWQVVSERLTVAVSRHGAVELRTPGGVVLRRELPPRWWEPVGGGAARWVQRSEVPADARFFGLGGRAGGPRLRGGTYRLWNTDPGGRFGPGDDPLYLTMPVQLVVSDAGTHLAFHDNTWSGRVTLREGEEGAGSGHDRPGTCEVRMEGGPLRCWVVAGTPSRVLQGWTALTGAPALPPSWALGPQHARWGFGSEDEVRRTVAGYRERGLALSAVHLDIDHYDAHQVFTVDRERFPDLPRLAKELRADGVRLVSIVDPAVKASPGNAVFDSGQEVGTAGAFVRDPQGGQVLGEVWPGECVYPDFTDPQVRQWWGTLYEERLAQGFSGVWHDMNEPVAFTGFGDPTLPRSSRHALEGRGGDHREAHNVYGLTMAQAGYEGLCRLRPDERPFLFSRSGWAGMQRYGGTWSGDVATGWPGLRASLALVLGLGLCGVPYSGPDVGGFDGSPSPELYMRWFQLGAYLPLFRTHAAIDAGRREPWEFGPEVLSGARAALEERERLRPYFVTLAELARLTGAPYVRPLWWGASGDRALRECEDAFLLGDALLVAPVLECGSDRRAVRLPRGRWYDTATEEAYEGPGQVLVDAPLSRIPVLARAGAVLPVRGADGSTELEVWAPAAGRTGGGLVARDVGDGWTRSEVERFTSRLAGGRVVVERDGEEDLVTYPVRVRGLRAPTAPGQLL; encoded by the coding sequence ATGGATGGTCGTGACCTGGTGCGCTCGGTGAAGATGGTCGGTTCTGTGCAGGGAATGCGCGCGGTGCGCTCCGCCTGGCGGCGACGGCGGGCGGACGCGCGGGCGTTGCCGCCGCGGGGGCCGGAGCGGGCTCGGGTTCCCGGTCTTCTGGTGGGGGCGGAGCCCGGACCGGGCGGGGGTGTCGTGAGATTCGCCCGTTCGGAGTTGCGCATCCGTGTGGCTGTCGGTGGTGCGGTGTTCTGGTCGTGGGACGGTGCGGAGGCGCTGCCCTCCTACGCGTTGCCGGGAGCGGCGCCGGAGCCGGATCCGCGGGCGGGGCTGGAGCCGGACAAGGACGGCGGCTGGCAGGTGGTGTCGGAGCGGCTGACGGTGGCGGTGTCGCGGCACGGTGCGGTGGAGCTCCGTACGCCGGGCGGTGTGGTGCTGCGCCGGGAGCTGCCGCCGCGGTGGTGGGAACCGGTGGGCGGGGGCGCGGCGCGTTGGGTGCAGCGCTCCGAGGTGCCGGCCGACGCGCGCTTCTTCGGCCTCGGCGGGCGTGCGGGCGGGCCACGGCTGCGCGGGGGGACGTACCGGCTGTGGAACACCGATCCGGGGGGTCGCTTCGGTCCCGGGGACGATCCGTTGTATCTGACGATGCCCGTGCAGTTGGTGGTGTCGGACGCGGGGACGCATCTGGCCTTCCACGACAACACCTGGTCGGGCCGGGTGACGCTCCGGGAGGGTGAGGAGGGTGCGGGGTCCGGGCACGACCGGCCGGGTACGTGTGAGGTGCGGATGGAGGGCGGTCCGCTGCGCTGCTGGGTGGTTGCGGGTACGCCGTCCAGGGTGCTGCAGGGCTGGACGGCGCTGACCGGTGCGCCCGCGCTGCCGCCCTCGTGGGCGCTGGGTCCGCAGCATGCCAGGTGGGGGTTCGGCAGCGAGGACGAGGTGCGGCGGACAGTGGCGGGGTACCGGGAGCGCGGGCTTGCGCTGTCGGCGGTGCACCTGGACATCGATCACTACGACGCGCATCAGGTCTTCACCGTCGACCGTGAGAGGTTCCCCGATCTGCCCCGGCTGGCCAAGGAGTTGCGTGCGGACGGGGTGCGCCTGGTGTCGATCGTCGACCCGGCGGTGAAGGCCTCACCGGGCAACGCGGTTTTCGACAGCGGCCAGGAGGTGGGCACGGCGGGTGCGTTCGTCCGGGATCCCCAGGGGGGTCAGGTGCTCGGTGAGGTGTGGCCGGGTGAGTGCGTCTATCCGGACTTCACCGATCCGCAGGTGAGGCAGTGGTGGGGGACGCTGTACGAGGAGCGGCTTGCCCAGGGGTTCTCCGGGGTGTGGCACGACATGAACGAGCCGGTGGCGTTCACGGGGTTCGGCGACCCGACCCTGCCGCGTTCGTCCCGGCACGCTCTGGAGGGCCGTGGCGGTGACCATCGTGAGGCCCACAATGTGTACGGCCTGACGATGGCGCAGGCCGGGTACGAGGGGCTGTGCCGGCTGCGGCCCGATGAGCGGCCGTTCCTGTTCTCCCGTTCCGGCTGGGCGGGGATGCAGCGGTACGGGGGCACCTGGTCCGGTGATGTGGCCACGGGGTGGCCCGGGCTGCGTGCCTCGCTGGCCCTGGTGCTGGGTCTCGGGCTCTGCGGGGTGCCGTACTCGGGGCCGGATGTGGGCGGGTTCGACGGGTCGCCGTCGCCGGAGCTGTACATGCGCTGGTTCCAGCTGGGCGCGTACCTGCCGTTGTTCCGTACCCATGCGGCCATCGATGCGGGGCGGCGGGAGCCGTGGGAGTTCGGGCCCGAGGTGCTCAGTGGCGCGAGGGCCGCGCTGGAGGAACGGGAGCGGCTGCGCCCGTACTTCGTGACGCTGGCGGAGCTGGCCCGGCTGACGGGTGCGCCGTATGTGCGGCCGTTGTGGTGGGGGGCCTCCGGGGACCGGGCACTGCGGGAGTGCGAGGACGCGTTCCTGCTGGGCGACGCGCTGCTCGTGGCGCCGGTGCTGGAGTGCGGATCGGATCGCAGGGCGGTCCGGCTGCCGCGGGGCCGTTGGTACGACACGGCGACCGAGGAGGCGTACGAGGGGCCGGGACAGGTTCTGGTGGATGCGCCGTTGTCCCGGATTCCGGTTCTGGCGCGGGCCGGGGCGGTGCTGCCGGTTCGCGGTGCGGACGGAAGCACGGAGCTGGAGGTGTGGGCTCCGGCGGCGGGGCGCACGGGTGGCGGGCTGGTGGCCCGCGATGTGGGCGACGGGTGGACGCGGTCCGAGGTGGAGCGGTTCACGTCACGGCTCGCCGGCGGGCGCGTGGTGGTCGAGCGGGACGGCGAGGAGGACCTGGTGACGTATCCGGTACGGGTGCGGGGGCTGCGGGCGCCCACGGCCCCGGGTCAGTTGCTGTAG
- a CDS encoding roadblock/LC7 domain-containing protein: MTAPNAAAHNASRQGSGELNWLLDELVERVASIRKALVLSSDGLATGTSKDLTREDSEHLAAVASGFHSLAKGVGRHFDAGRVRQTVVELDDAFLFVTAAGDGSCLAVLSDSDSDVGQVAYEMTLMVKRVGVHLANAPRTTGLPAGG; encoded by the coding sequence ATGACCGCACCGAACGCCGCAGCACACAACGCCTCACGCCAGGGCTCCGGCGAACTCAACTGGCTGCTCGACGAACTGGTCGAGCGCGTCGCGAGCATCCGTAAGGCGCTGGTGCTCTCCAGCGACGGCCTGGCCACCGGCACGTCCAAGGACCTGACCCGCGAGGACAGCGAACACCTGGCAGCCGTGGCCTCCGGATTCCACAGCCTCGCCAAGGGCGTCGGCCGCCACTTCGACGCGGGCCGGGTCCGGCAGACCGTCGTCGAACTCGACGATGCCTTCCTCTTCGTCACCGCGGCCGGCGACGGCAGCTGTCTCGCCGTCCTCTCCGACTCGGACTCGGACGTCGGGCAGGTGGCGTACGAGATGACACTCATGGTCAAGCGCGTGGGGGTCCACCTGGCCAACGCCCCCCGGACGACCGGTCTCCCCGCCGGCGGGTGA
- a CDS encoding M15 family metallopeptidase, with protein sequence MTGIAHAIRASAAAAAALLAVTAAAPVARAEPEPKAPSEFVDLRSVDPTIITEMRYSTEHTFLGERVEGYRQPVCILTRPAARALRTAQRSLLRQGYSLKVYDCYRPQRAVDHFVRWAKDLDDQTMKGEFYPLVDKTRLFEDGYIAEKSGHSRGSTVDLTLVKLPALPTRPYVPGERLAPCYAPADERFPDNSVDMGTGYDCFDTLSHTDDPRVQGIQRTNRQFLKTTLAGLGFVNLAEEWWHYTYKPEVFPDTYFDFPVSRRSVAGH encoded by the coding sequence ATGACAGGAATCGCTCACGCCATCCGCGCTTCGGCCGCCGCTGCCGCCGCCCTGCTCGCCGTGACCGCTGCCGCTCCGGTGGCCCGGGCCGAGCCCGAACCCAAGGCTCCCTCGGAGTTCGTCGACCTGCGCTCCGTCGATCCCACGATCATCACAGAGATGCGGTACAGCACCGAGCACACCTTCCTGGGCGAGCGGGTGGAGGGGTACCGGCAGCCCGTCTGCATCCTGACCCGGCCCGCGGCGCGGGCGCTGCGCACCGCTCAGCGGAGCCTTCTGCGCCAGGGTTACTCGCTCAAGGTGTACGACTGCTACCGGCCGCAGCGTGCGGTGGACCACTTCGTGCGCTGGGCGAAGGATCTCGACGACCAGACCATGAAGGGCGAGTTCTATCCGCTCGTGGACAAGACCCGTCTGTTCGAGGACGGTTACATCGCCGAGAAGTCCGGTCACAGCCGGGGCAGCACGGTCGACCTGACGCTGGTGAAGCTGCCCGCCCTGCCGACCAGGCCCTACGTGCCGGGCGAGCGGCTGGCGCCGTGCTACGCACCGGCGGACGAGCGGTTCCCGGACAACTCGGTGGACATGGGGACGGGCTATGACTGTTTCGACACCCTGTCGCACACGGACGACCCGCGGGTGCAGGGGATACAGCGCACGAACCGGCAGTTCCTGAAGACGACGCTCGCCGGTCTCGGCTTCGTGAACCTGGCCGAGGAGTGGTGGCACTACACCTACAAGCCGGAGGTCTTCCCGGACACGTACTTCGACTTCCCGGTGAGCAGGCGGTCCGTCGCGGGTCACTGA
- a CDS encoding acetoacetate--CoA ligase → MTSAAGEAPLWQPDPERIEAAAVTRFQRWAAERYGAPADGGYEALHRWSVDELDTFWQAVTDWFDVRFSTPYETVIGDRAMPGAQWFPGSTLNYAEHALRTADDPLRADAPALLHVDETHTQIPISWSSLRSQVGSLAAELRALGVTPGDRVSGYLPNIPQAVVAFLATAAVGGVWTSCAPDFGARSVLDRFQQVEPVVLFTVDGYRYGGKEHDRTETVAELRRELPTLRAVVHIPLLGTDAPDGALEWSALTAADVEPVFEQVPFEHPLWVLYSSGTTGLPKAIVQSQGGILVEHLKQIGLHCDLGPDDRFFWYTSTGWMMWNFLVSGLLTGTTVVLYDGSPGYPDVSAQWRVAEQTGATLFGTSAAYVMACRKAGIHPGRDHDLSRVQCVATTGSPLPPDGFRWLHDEVAEDLWIASVSGGTDVCSCFAGAVPTLPVHIGELQAPCLGTDLQAWDPAGKPLTGEVGELVVTSPMPSMPIHFWNDPDGSRYHDSYFDMYPGVWRHGDWITLTGHGSVIIHGRSDSTLNRQGVRMGSADIYEAVERLPEIRESLVIGIEEPDGGYWMPLFVHLAEGAALDDDLRNSIKQTIRENLSPRHVPDEVIEVPGIPHTLTGKRIEVPVKRLLQGTALSKAVNPGSIDNLELLHFYENLARERR, encoded by the coding sequence ATGACCTCAGCAGCCGGCGAAGCCCCCCTCTGGCAGCCCGACCCCGAACGTATCGAGGCCGCGGCCGTCACCCGCTTCCAGCGCTGGGCGGCAGAGCGGTACGGAGCCCCGGCCGACGGCGGCTACGAGGCACTGCACCGCTGGTCGGTCGACGAGCTCGACACCTTCTGGCAGGCAGTGACCGACTGGTTCGACGTCCGCTTCTCCACCCCGTACGAGACAGTCATCGGCGACCGCGCCATGCCCGGCGCCCAGTGGTTCCCCGGATCCACCCTCAACTACGCCGAACACGCGCTGCGTACCGCCGACGACCCCCTGCGCGCCGACGCCCCGGCACTGCTCCACGTCGACGAGACCCACACACAGATCCCCATCAGCTGGTCGTCGCTCCGCAGCCAGGTCGGCTCCCTCGCGGCCGAGCTGCGCGCCCTCGGCGTCACACCCGGCGACCGCGTCAGCGGGTACCTCCCCAACATTCCGCAGGCGGTCGTCGCCTTCCTCGCCACCGCTGCCGTGGGCGGAGTCTGGACCTCGTGCGCCCCCGACTTCGGCGCCCGCAGCGTCCTCGACCGCTTTCAGCAGGTCGAACCCGTCGTCCTGTTCACCGTCGACGGCTACCGCTACGGCGGCAAGGAGCACGACCGCACCGAGACCGTGGCGGAGCTCCGACGCGAACTCCCCACCCTGCGCGCCGTCGTCCACATCCCCCTCCTCGGCACGGACGCGCCCGACGGAGCCCTCGAGTGGTCCGCGCTCACCGCCGCCGACGTCGAACCGGTCTTCGAGCAAGTCCCCTTCGAGCACCCGCTCTGGGTGCTGTACTCCTCCGGGACCACCGGACTTCCCAAGGCGATCGTCCAGTCCCAGGGCGGCATCCTCGTCGAACACCTCAAGCAGATCGGGCTGCACTGCGACCTCGGCCCCGACGACCGCTTCTTCTGGTACACCTCCACCGGCTGGATGATGTGGAACTTCCTCGTCTCCGGGCTGCTCACCGGCACCACGGTCGTGCTCTACGACGGAAGCCCCGGATACCCGGACGTCAGCGCCCAGTGGCGGGTCGCCGAACAGACCGGAGCGACCCTCTTCGGTACCTCCGCGGCCTACGTCATGGCCTGCCGCAAGGCCGGAATCCATCCGGGCCGCGACCATGACCTCAGCCGCGTCCAATGCGTCGCGACCACCGGGTCCCCACTTCCGCCGGACGGTTTCCGCTGGCTCCACGACGAGGTGGCCGAGGACCTGTGGATCGCCTCCGTCAGCGGCGGCACGGACGTCTGCAGCTGTTTCGCGGGCGCGGTCCCCACCCTGCCGGTCCACATCGGCGAACTGCAGGCCCCCTGCCTCGGCACGGACCTCCAGGCCTGGGACCCGGCAGGCAAGCCGCTGACCGGCGAGGTCGGCGAGCTCGTCGTCACCAGCCCCATGCCCTCCATGCCGATCCACTTCTGGAACGACCCCGACGGCAGCCGCTACCACGACAGCTACTTCGACATGTACCCCGGCGTCTGGCGTCACGGCGACTGGATCACGCTCACCGGCCACGGCTCGGTCATCATCCACGGACGCTCCGACTCCACCCTCAACAGGCAGGGGGTGCGGATGGGATCCGCGGACATCTACGAAGCCGTCGAACGGCTCCCCGAGATCCGCGAATCGCTCGTCATCGGCATCGAGGAGCCGGACGGAGGCTACTGGATGCCGCTCTTCGTCCACCTCGCCGAAGGCGCCGCGCTCGACGACGACCTCCGCAACAGCATCAAGCAGACGATCCGCGAGAACCTCTCCCCACGCCACGTACCGGACGAGGTCATCGAAGTCCCCGGCATCCCGCACACCCTCACCGGCAAACGCATCGAGGTTCCGGTCAAGCGCCTCCTGCAGGGCACGGCCCTGTCCAAGGCGGTCAACCCCGGCTCGATCGACAACCTCGAACTCCTCCACTTCTACGAGAACCTCGCCCGCGAACGCCGCTGA